In Hippocampus zosterae strain Florida unplaced genomic scaffold, ASM2543408v3 HiC_scaffold_23, whole genome shotgun sequence, the following are encoded in one genomic region:
- the LOC127594728 gene encoding uncharacterized protein LOC127594728: MGERNYASPMVTTPIEVVRRNYPLIKGVKKKISKKWNKRWPDIERPWPVEGTFNREVVETIRVLVSAYKAGHKKGKRGEKRKEKREWELGLLKIFDEEGLKLNREFQQRKEKIKAEVQENMEEAKNLMEKANMPFSHVSPVKNPPPYDVSEDRGNVYSQLPIINQEGRYQLETEDKDIVETGRAKTTIIMHPSPARKRNKTRFAKHGTFDYTRKETELTRQILLDLPKIDYDIQLWAIDWLKSTGKYLPKEIMDLLEGIASCKLTRLNDRKSDALSSLYPTTLGPSQQLAFELLSEVHPMTYLVNCMDAWVTVTGQDPNSHPLNQALFRQAVLGGCPSDVQKMMTNSPTLPTSDDVNWRTHFLYYVQQSRMRAEEETEKTSKLQNDFLNSQIQEAKRASSNACKKEKLGRSNQMSISVFQQAPPRLITPTPQLQATPQHYGLPTRQGRDAWLGGGLRREGGRGRGSHGSQAGCFICGDVNHWTRKCPRRRHPPVHQSGYDQQALTPPPQNQQQ; the protein is encoded by the coding sequence atgggggaaaggaaCTATGCTAGTCCAATGGTGACCACACCCATCGAGGTAGTGCGGAGAAACTACCCGCTCATtaagggggttaaaaaaaaaatatccaaaaaatggaataaaagatgGCCTGACATCGAGAGGCCTTGGCCGGTGGAAGGGACTTTTAACAGGGAAGTAGTTGAGACTATACGTGTACTAGTATCAGCATACAAGGCAGgacataaaaaaggaaaaagaggagaaaagaggaaggaaaaaagagaatgggaattgggattgttaaaaatatttgacgaAGAGGGACTCAAATTGAACCGAGAGTTCCaacagagaaaagagaaaattaaaGCTGAAGTGCAGGAAAATATGGAAGAAGCTAAGAACCTAATGGAAAAAGCAAACATGCCTTTTTCACATGTGTCCCCTGTTAAGAATCCCCCACCGTATGATGTGAGTGAAGACCGTGGAAATGTATATTCACAACTTCCGATAATCAACCAGGAAGGACGTTATCAGCTGGAGACGGAGGATAAGGACATTGTCGAAACAGGAAGAGCAAAGACCACCATCATCATGCACCCTAGCCCTGCccgcaaaagaaataaaacacgatTTGCAAAGCATGGCACTTTTGACTACACCagaaaggagactgaattgacgaggcaaatattgctggatttgcccaaaattgactatgacatacagttgtgggcaatagactggcttaagagtaccggtaagtatttacccaaagagattatggacctattagagggaatagcctcttgcaaattgactaggttgaatgatagaaaatcagacgcgctgagttccctttatccaacaacattgggtccttcacaacaactggcatttgaattgctatctgaggtacacccaatgacttatttggttaattgtatggatgcttgggtgactgtcacaggacaggaccccaatagtcatccattgaatcaggctttgttcaggcaagcagtgctggggggttgtccgtctgatgtgcagaaaatgatgactaactctcccactctccccacttcagatgacgtgaattggcgaactcatttcctatattatgtgcaacaatctcgaatgagagccgaggaagagactgagaaaacatccaagctacaaaacgactttttgaattcacaaatacaagaggctaagagagcctccagtaatgcatgcaaaaaagagaaacttgggagatctaatcaaatgtcaatcagtgtctttcaacaggctccaccacggctgatcacacccacaccgcagctccaagccacacctcaacattacggcctgcccacaaggcagggccgagacgcatggctggggggaggtctgagacgggaaggtgggcgtggacgaggaagtcacgggagccaagctggctgtttcatttgtggtgatgtgaatcattggacaaggaaatgcccgcgccgccggcacccacctgttcatcaatcaggctatgatcaacaagctctgactcctcctccgcaaaaccaacaacaatga